From Pseudomonas hormoni:
GTTGGCTACGGCGAATCCCGCCCAGTTGCTGACAACAAAACTGAAGCTGGTCGCGCTGTTAACCGTCGCGTAGAAGCGCAGGTTGAAGCTCAAGCTAAGTAATTAGCCCGCAGCTCTGAGAAAAGCCCGGCTTAGGCCGGGCTTTTCTTTGTTTGCAATTTGAGGGGGGTCAGGCTGACTGAGTGGCTGCAGGCGCAGACAGGTTTTGTGCGGCACAGGCCGCTACCGCGCCAATCACCAGAATGGCCGGGCTCTTCAGCTCAAAGGCGTAGGCATCTTCTTCCATCGCAGTCAGATCGCTCCGACATTCTCGTTGGTCTGGCAGGGAAGCGTTTTCAATCATCGCCACCGGCGTATCCGCCGCCATCCCTCCAACCAGCAACTGCTCGCGAATTTCACTCAGCTTCGCCACGCCCATGTAGATAACCAGTGTCGTGCCGCCTTGGGCCAAGGCCTGCCAATTCAGGCTGCTGCCATCTTGCGTGTGGGCCGTCACCAGCGTCACGCCCCGCGCAACACCCCTGAGGGTCAACGGGATATCGCATTGCGTCGCACCGGCCAACCCGGCGGTGATGCCATTGACCAGCTCGACATCGACCCCGCGCTCGCGCAGCCACTGCGCCTCTTCACCGCCGCGACCAAAAATGCACGGATCGCCGCCCTTGAGCCGCACCACGCATTTGCCCTGACGGGCATAACGCAGCATCAATCGATGAATGAACGCCTGAGGCGTGGAGCGACAGCCACCGCGTTTGCCCACGGCAATGATTCGCGCCTGTGGGCAATGCTCAAGCACTGCTTCGTTCACCAGATCGTCGATCAACACCACATCGGCTTCGTTCAACGCTCGAACAGCCTTGAGCGTCAGCAATTCCGGGTCGCCAGGACCTGCACCCACCAGCCAGACTTTTGCGTTCATAGTGTTTTCCTCACGAGATGACGGCGATCGGCTGCGCAGTGGCGGCCAACAAACGCTTGATTTCCGGAACGCAGGAGCCGCATTGCGTGCCGCAACCCAATTCTTGTTTCAAGCCTTGCAGGTCCAGGCCTCGGCGGATGCCGGCACAGACTGCGTTCTGGCTGACGTTTTTGCAGTTGCACAGGGTTCTGATGCCGGCGGCCGGCGCGCTGGCGTTACCTGGCGGCGCGCTCAGCGGTGCGAGCAGCCAGCGTCGCAGTTGCTGGTCGACGCGACCTTCGAGCCAGAGGTCCTGCAGCCAGTGCTGGGCGAGGGTTTCGCCGGCGAGACGAATCGCGGTAATTCGGCCGTTCTCGATCCGCACCCGTTTACCGATGGAGCGTCGAGGGTCGTCGTAGGCCAATACCGGACCGTCGTTGAGCCTCAGGCATTGGTCGATATCACGCAGCAATTGCGGATCTGGCGCTGCGGCGCTGGAAGCGCGTATGAGCAGCGCAGGGCGTTCGCGGCCTGCGAGGCTGAGGCTGACGTAGGAAAACGCCTCGCAGAGGGGTCGTAGCGTCTCAAAATGCTGTTGGATATCGCCCTCGACCAAGGTGAAAAGGTTCCAGGGCAGGTTTACCGGGTCAAGTCTTACTCCGGTGTGTTTGAGTTCCGGCTGTTTCGACAACGGATCAAACGCCGGTTGGGTAATCGAATTGATACCCCCCTTCAGGAAACGATCGCCCCAGTGCATGGGCAGGAAGGCCTGACCGGGACGCACACTGTCGTCGCTGCCGACGGCAACAATGACCGCGCCGCGACGGCTTTTCAGGCTGACCAGCTCGCCCGGTTGCAGTCCATGGTGGTGCAGTTCATCCGGGTGCAGGCTCAACACGGCTTCGCTGACATGGCCGAACAACTGCGCGGCAGTGCCGGTGCGGCTCATGCCATGCCATTGATCGCGCAGGCGGCCGGTGATCAGGGTCAGCGGGAATTGCCCATCGCGCTGTTCCCTGGCGGCGCGATACGGATCGGCGATGAATCGGGCGCGTCCACTGGCGGTTGGGAAAATCCCGTCCACGTACAGTCGGGCCGTACCTTTACTGGCGTTTGCAGGAAATGGCCATTGTTGTGGACCGAGGTGGTCGATCAGCTCATGGCTGATGCCGGACAGGTCCAGATCTCGGCCGCGAGTCAACTGCTTGTACTCATCGAAGATCTGCGCCGGGGTTTCGAACGCAAACAGGCTGTCGTGCCCGGGACGCAGATGTTTTTCCAGGCACTGTGCGAAATCCACCGTGATCGCCCAGTCTGAGCGTGCTTCACCGGGGGCGACAATCGCACGGCGGACGTGGGAAATCCGCCGTTCGGAGTTGGTCACCGTGCCGTCCTTTTCGCCCCAACTGGCGGCGGGCAGCAGCAGGTCAGCGAACGCGGCGGTTTCGGTGGTGCGAAAGGCCTCCTGTAACACCACGAACGGGCAGGCTTCCAGCGCCGCGCGCACGGCAGTCTGGTCCGGCATTGATTGCGCGGGGTTGGTGCAGGCAATCCACAGGGCTTTGATGGTCCCGCGACGAACCTGCTCAAACAGCTCGATAGCGGTGAGCCCGGTGCTTTCAGGCAACTGGTCAACGCCCCAGTAGGCTGCCACTTCTGCTCGGTGTTCGGCATTGGCCGCTTCGCGATGGCCCGGCAGCAAGTTCGACAGACTGCCGGTTTCGCGCCCGCCCATGGCATTCGGCTGACCGGTCAGGGAGAAAGGTCCTGCACCCGGACGGCCAATCTGCCCGGTGGCGAGGTGAAGGTTGATCAGCGCACTGTTTTTCGCACTGCCGGCGGTGGACTGGTTCAAGCCCATGCACCACAACGACAGGAAGCTCGGCGAGGTGCCCACCCACTCGGCACATTGTTGCAATTGTTCAACGCTGATCCCGCACAACTGCGAAACCATCGGCGGCGTGTAGTCGCGAACCAGGTCTTTCAGTTCGGCCAGCCCTTCGGTGTGGGCCTTGATGAAGTCGCGGTCGATCCAGTCTTCCCACAGCAACAGGTACAAAATCCCATGGAACAACGCGACATCGGTACCCGGAAGAATCGCCAGATGCAGGTCAGCCAAGTCGCAGGTGTCGGTGCGACGTGGGTCGATGACGATGACTTTCATCTGTGGCCGGCGGGATTTGGCTTCTTCCAGGCGACGAAACAGTACCGGGTGGGCGTAGGCCATGTTGCTGCCGACGATCATCACGCAGTCGCTCGATTCCAGGTCTTCGTAGCTGCATGGCGGGGCGTCGGCGCCCAGGCTACGTTTGTAGCCGACCACCGCCGATGACATGCACAACCGTGAATTGCTGTCGATGTTGTTGGTACCGACCAGCGCTCGCGCCAGTTTGTTGAAACTGTAGTAATCCTCTGTCAGCAGTTGCCCGGAGATGTAAAACGCCACGCTGTCCGGGCCGTGTTCGGCGATGGTTTTGGCGAAGAAGCTGGCGGCGTGATCGAGGGCTGTGTCCCAATCGGTGCGGCTGCGGGCCAGGCCTTTGCCGAGGCGCAGTTCCGGATACAGCGCTCGGGCCGCGAGGTCGCCGGTCAGGTGCAGGGTCGAACCCTTGCTGCACAGTTTGCCGAAGTTGGCCGGGTGGGCCGGATCGCCGCTGACGCCGAGGATGCGCTCGCCGTCATGCTCGATCAGCACGCCGCAGCCGACCCCGCAGTAGCAGCACGTGGAGGCGGTGAGCTGGCGGTTCATCAGCTGGCTTCCTTCAGGGTTTCACCAAACATCAGGTGATCGCGGCGCTCACCGATGTCCTGGTTCTCACGAATCTGCCGGAAATACCAACCGCCATCTGCCGTATCGCCATACAGACAGGCGCCTACCAGCACGTCACCCTTGATCACCAGTTTTTTATAAATCCCGCTGATGGGGTCGGAGAGGGTGATGGTTTCGGTGCCTTCGCCGCCCATGAAGTCGCCGGCGGAAAACAGGTCGATGCCGGTGACTTTCAGTTTGGTCGAGGTCACCGAACCCTTGTAGGTGGCGAACCCCAGTCGGGCGAGATGGTTGGCGCAGACCCTGGCCTGTTCGAACAGTGGCGCGACCAGGCCATAGGCGATGCCACGGTGGCTGGCGCATTCGCCGATGGCGTAGACCCGTGGATCGTAGGTTTGCATTGTGTCGTTGACCAGAATCCCGCGGTTGCAGGGGAGGCCGGACTTTTCCGCGAGTTCGGTCGCGGGGCGAATGCCGGCGGCCATCACCACCAGGTCGGCGGGAATGATGTCGCCATTGTGGAACTCGACCGAGCCGACCCGGCCATTGCCGGCATCGTGCAGGGCCCGGGTTTGTTCGCGAAGGCGAAAGTGCAGGCCGCGGGCTTCAAGCGCGGTTTGCAGCATTTGGCCGCTGACGTTGTCCAGTTGTCGCTCCAGCAGCCACTCACCGTTGTGCACCACGGTGACGTGCATGCCGCGCAGCATCAGGCCGTTGGCCGCTTCCAGACCGAGCAGGCCGCCGCCGATGACCACGGCGTGCTCGTGGGTTTTGGCGGTGTTGATCATGGTCTGAGTATCAGCGATGTCGCGGTAGCCGATCACGCCGTGCAAGGTGTTGCCGGGGATCGGCAGGATAAACGGGGTCGAGCCGGTGGCGATCAGCAGGCGGTCGTACTCGGCTTCGGTGCCGTCTTCGGCGATGACCCGGCGTTTGATCCGGTCGATCTCCACCACTTTACGGTTGAGCAGCAACTTGATGTTGTTGTCCAGGTACCAGTCCAGGTCGTTGAGCACGATCTCGTCGAAGGTTTGTTCGCCGGCCAGTACGGGCGACAGCAGAATGCGGTTGTAGTTGGTATGCGGTTCGGCGCCGAAGACGGTGATGTCGTACAGCTCGTTGCTCAGCTTGAGCAACTCTTCCAGGGTCCGAACCCCGGCCATGCCATTGCCGATCATCACCAGTTTGAGTTTTTTCATCAGGTTCTCCGGGGGCTCGGCACACATTTCGCGCAAACAAAAAAGGCGTCCCGCTAGTTGCCTAGCGAGGACGCCTTTGTCCTGGTCCCGTTATGTCGGGAAGCGCATCCTTCGTCGTTGAAGGCTGGGCTTTATATAAGTTGAGAGAGGTAATGCAGTGGTTGTGCCAAGTCATTCAAGGAAAGGATTTACGGGGCTGCGGGAGGGAGTTGAGGAAAGGATTCAATTTTTTTGCACTGAATAGAGGCAGCTTGCCCGGTACTGGAGCATGCGAAACCTGTGGCGAGGGAGCTTGCTCCCGCTCGATCGCGCAGCGA
This genomic window contains:
- the cobA gene encoding uroporphyrinogen-III C-methyltransferase, coding for MNAKVWLVGAGPGDPELLTLKAVRALNEADVVLIDDLVNEAVLEHCPQARIIAVGKRGGCRSTPQAFIHRLMLRYARQGKCVVRLKGGDPCIFGRGGEEAQWLRERGVDVELVNGITAGLAGATQCDIPLTLRGVARGVTLVTAHTQDGSSLNWQALAQGGTTLVIYMGVAKLSEIREQLLVGGMAADTPVAMIENASLPDQRECRSDLTAMEEDAYAFELKSPAILVIGAVAACAAQNLSAPAATQSA
- a CDS encoding nitrate reductase, encoding MNRQLTASTCCYCGVGCGVLIEHDGERILGVSGDPAHPANFGKLCSKGSTLHLTGDLAARALYPELRLGKGLARSRTDWDTALDHAASFFAKTIAEHGPDSVAFYISGQLLTEDYYSFNKLARALVGTNNIDSNSRLCMSSAVVGYKRSLGADAPPCSYEDLESSDCVMIVGSNMAYAHPVLFRRLEEAKSRRPQMKVIVIDPRRTDTCDLADLHLAILPGTDVALFHGILYLLLWEDWIDRDFIKAHTEGLAELKDLVRDYTPPMVSQLCGISVEQLQQCAEWVGTSPSFLSLWCMGLNQSTAGSAKNSALINLHLATGQIGRPGAGPFSLTGQPNAMGGRETGSLSNLLPGHREAANAEHRAEVAAYWGVDQLPESTGLTAIELFEQVRRGTIKALWIACTNPAQSMPDQTAVRAALEACPFVVLQEAFRTTETAAFADLLLPAASWGEKDGTVTNSERRISHVRRAIVAPGEARSDWAITVDFAQCLEKHLRPGHDSLFAFETPAQIFDEYKQLTRGRDLDLSGISHELIDHLGPQQWPFPANASKGTARLYVDGIFPTASGRARFIADPYRAAREQRDGQFPLTLITGRLRDQWHGMSRTGTAAQLFGHVSEAVLSLHPDELHHHGLQPGELVSLKSRRGAVIVAVGSDDSVRPGQAFLPMHWGDRFLKGGINSITQPAFDPLSKQPELKHTGVRLDPVNLPWNLFTLVEGDIQQHFETLRPLCEAFSYVSLSLAGRERPALLIRASSAAAPDPQLLRDIDQCLRLNDGPVLAYDDPRRSIGKRVRIENGRITAIRLAGETLAQHWLQDLWLEGRVDQQLRRWLLAPLSAPPGNASAPAAGIRTLCNCKNVSQNAVCAGIRRGLDLQGLKQELGCGTQCGSCVPEIKRLLAATAQPIAVIS